The following coding sequences lie in one Gemmatimonadota bacterium genomic window:
- a CDS encoding DegT/DnrJ/EryC1/StrS family aminotransferase, with product MAESLAIDGGTPVRTENWPPLIPGGAVYGEEEKQAAIEVIEARSPFRYYGIEPLGRVDGFEAAYARYVGTRFALATHSGSTALSVALAALDAGPGTEVIMPAFMWIADVNAVVHLRAVPVLADIDETLNLDPGDIERRITPRTRVIIAVHMAGTAADMPAILEVADRHGIPVLEDCSQAAGARVGGRPVGSMGTAGATSLQYNKNFTTGEGGMITTDDAEVYRRAVCFHDTGFERDLEGVSTGEDSAFETFGMGVRMDELRGAVGLVQLEKLPSILQGMQRHQIRLRETLGKTPGIRLRRIVDPEGDSGAYFSWLHDSAEAAVGFTAAIRAEGIPAGEPHGGIHQYRYMSNLLNKAPVTTAGCPWTCPFNAESPMEYRAGMLPRSDDLLDRARILPLPAQLTDEDVDDVIRAFRKVARAVL from the coding sequence ATGGCGGAATCCCTGGCAATCGACGGCGGAACTCCAGTCCGCACGGAAAACTGGCCTCCGCTGATACCCGGTGGTGCGGTATACGGGGAAGAGGAAAAACAGGCCGCCATCGAGGTCATCGAAGCGCGTTCGCCCTTCCGCTACTACGGCATCGAGCCCCTCGGCAGGGTCGACGGGTTCGAAGCGGCCTATGCCCGGTACGTCGGCACGCGTTTCGCCCTCGCCACCCACAGCGGGAGCACGGCGCTTTCCGTAGCCCTGGCCGCCCTCGACGCGGGTCCGGGCACGGAAGTCATCATGCCGGCCTTCATGTGGATCGCCGACGTCAACGCGGTCGTGCATCTGCGTGCCGTGCCGGTCCTCGCCGACATCGACGAAACGTTGAACCTGGACCCCGGCGACATCGAACGTCGCATCACGCCCCGCACGCGGGTCATCATCGCCGTACACATGGCCGGAACGGCCGCCGACATGCCCGCCATCCTGGAGGTGGCGGACCGGCATGGAATCCCGGTACTCGAGGACTGCTCCCAGGCCGCGGGCGCACGCGTGGGAGGGCGCCCCGTGGGATCCATGGGCACGGCGGGCGCGACCAGCCTTCAGTACAACAAGAACTTCACCACCGGAGAAGGCGGGATGATCACGACGGACGACGCCGAAGTCTACCGCCGCGCGGTTTGCTTCCACGACACGGGATTCGAGCGGGATCTGGAAGGGGTGTCGACCGGGGAGGACTCGGCCTTCGAGACCTTCGGCATGGGCGTCCGCATGGACGAACTCCGCGGTGCGGTGGGCCTCGTGCAGCTGGAGAAACTACCTTCCATCCTGCAGGGTATGCAACGCCACCAGATCAGGCTGCGGGAGACCCTCGGCAAGACGCCGGGCATCAGGCTTCGACGCATCGTGGATCCCGAGGGCGACAGCGGCGCCTATTTCTCCTGGCTCCACGACTCGGCGGAAGCGGCGGTCGGGTTCACCGCGGCGATACGGGCGGAAGGCATTCCGGCCGGCGAGCCCCACGGGGGCATTCACCAGTACCGGTACATGTCCAACCTGTTGAACAAAGCGCCCGTGACGACCGCGGGATGCCCCTGGACGTGCCCGTTCAACGCCGAAAGCCCGATGGAATACCGTGCCGGCATGCTGCCGC